In Phyllopteryx taeniolatus isolate TA_2022b chromosome 22, UOR_Ptae_1.2, whole genome shotgun sequence, one DNA window encodes the following:
- the ccdc146 gene encoding coiled-coil domain-containing protein 146 isoform X7: MTTSNTRAVSKSLQEMETEIEKEKDAPLVAIRPDASFSEVTAWSTFQRLDEMLSLGKISKTKVDKLKAIYIQLSDEVKSAQDSEDQLLEEAKRLRAELRRLQADLEKSGELSFSEEPTSEAGKLRQQLLRAFNELRAAEDRDYMTQHQLKWLQEEKRCLLKENNMPPKLDIPQELESTTVTLQDKCEKLKKEVGQRQMEVRGLKEDMETYQMQTLKGEKELEDAEKILQLKEAEKAQLLAAPEQILKEIGEKRSKREAAVKTLGAMDAQFSEMTQKAKEVDEHNDLLRAQKEELAKELEGLQAQVEASQRRCSQLQKEHEVLREEEAELMGHRGILEMKLQNIMCERKLLCESRSVQLKEKKRQMQVFKRMERALTIATEQLKHTQSTCTDLQAQLDALPKRGAGIAQRMALQKEVDALKVSIEKQLSRAEKASQKQQQSGIIQELLRESDGLREELHHLRCLTYIKAEERGQKHREMLRAEQMNQHIQQELREKELIKMHHSKLSAMLQRRVLQYGELCNVITEEKNKYVKLKQIASQTITELMEQAKVLENELEIQKSIVTKKDRLLAKVHKKLSNSCKIRDKLRNNINKVAWQSRLVRQEREDNEVELQTLRQMISLQEQALSDMIKNQEGAVQRRNFLGIQLLEHEEVLFDYQEKVNTQEAAIAEGNVALENLEKEMRDLKVAISEEKRQIGFKKKEVLVQKKMEEELIMLQLEMLEVRDQTLDNLTKTADYKELKGSDPSSSELFKKIEKLEASLAERERQLLERGLLVDQVTRLSKDLQEQKDNCQQDKLSLAKKLNELRTHIIDISRRLMATSAELSMKQAAVLCLQQEVKEKELQMERCQRRLEQGLPPCPEMEEEWRRMLRDKKRRQRDKDERERLADEDEWKQLANGQYTTAESRPDAYIPHTDALPLPKPYGAQAPFKPSQPGVMVCVIIHCWQLLRAVGSI, from the exons ATGCTGTCACTGGGAAAAATCAGTAAAACCAAAGTGGACAAGTTGAAAGCAATCTATATTCAACTCAGTGATGAAGTGAAGAG TGCCCAGGATTCGGAGGACCAGCTTTTGGAAGAGGCCAAGAGGCTCCGTGCTGAGCTGAGGAGGCTGCAAGCCGACTTGGAGAAAAGCGGAGAGCTGAGCTTCTCCGAGGAGCCCACGAGTGAGGCGGGCAAGCTAAGGCAGCAGCTCCTGCGGGCGTTCAACGAACTGAGAGCAGCCGAGGATAGAGACTACATGACACAGCACCAGCTCAAGTG GCTCCAGGAAGAGAAGCGGTGTCTGCTGAAGGAGAACAACATGCCGCCAAAACTTGAT ATCCCACAGGAACTGGAGAGCACCACAGTGACCCTTCAGGACAAATGTGAGAAACTGAAAAAAGAAGTGGGCCAGAGACAGATGGAAGTCAG AGGTCTGAAGGAAGACATGGAAACATATCAAATGCAAACACTCAAGGGGGAGAAAGAGCTGGAAGACGCAGAGAAAATTCTACAACTCAAGGAG GCCGAGAAAGCTCAGCTCCTCGCCGCACCTGAGCAGATTTTAAAGGAGATTGGAGAGAAACGCTCCAAGAGGGA AGCCGCGGTAAAGACATTGGGAGCGATGGACGCCCAGTTTTCGGAGATGACGCAGAAAGCGAAGGAGGTGGATGAACACAATGACCTCCTCAGGGCACAAAAGGAGGAGCTGGCCAAGGAGCTGGAGGGTCTTCAGGCCCAAGTGGAGGCCAGCCAAAGGAGGTGCAGTCAGCTCCAGAAAGAGCACGAGGTCCTCAGGGAAGAAGAAGCTGAGCTTATGGGGCACAG AGGGATCCTGGAAATGAAGTTGCAGAATATCATGTGTGAGCGAAAGCTGCTTTGCGAGAGCCGGTCTGTGCAgctcaaagagaaaaaaag GCAAATGCAGGTCTTCAAGAGGATGGAGCGTGCCCTGACCATAGCCACTGAGCAGCTCAAACACACTCAATCTACCTGCACTGATTTGCAAGCACAG TTGGATGCGCTTCCGAAAAGAGGTGCCGGTATCGCGCAGAGGATGGCGCTTCAGAAGGAAGTGGATGCACTCAAAGTGAGCATTGAAAAACAG TTATCAAGAGCTGAAAAGGCGAGTcagaagcagcagcagtctGGGATCATTCAGGAGCTGCTAAGGGAATCGGACGGCCTGAGAGAAGAACTGCATCACCTCAGATGTCTGACATACATCAAAGCAGAGGAGAGGGGCCAGAAGCACCGCGAGATGCTCAGAGCCGag CAAATGAACCAGCACATCCAACAGGAACTTCGAGAGAAAGAGCTCATCAAGATGCACCACAGCAAGCTGAGTGCCATGCTGCAGCGCAG AGTGCTACAGTATGGCGAACTTTGCAACGTTATCACAGAGGAGAAAAATAAGTATGTCAAGCTGAAGCAGATCGCCTCACAGACCATCACGGAGTTGATGGAACAGGCGAAGGTGCTGGAAAATGAGCTGGAGATCCAAAAGAGCATTGTCACCAAGAAGGACAG ATTGCTGGCCAAAGTTCACAAGAAGCTCTCTAATAGCTGCAAAATAAGGGATAAACTACGCAACAACATCAACAAG GTTGCTTGGCAAAGCCGTCTGGTCCGCCAGGAGCGCGAGGATAATGAAGTGGAGTTACAGACGCTGAGGCAAATGATCAGCCTCCAGGAGCAAGCGCTTAGCGACATGATCAAGAACCAGGAAGGGGCCGTACAGCGGCGCAATTTTCT CGGCATTCAGCTGCTGGAGCACGAGGAGGTGTTGTTCGACTACCAGGAGAAGGTCAACACACAGGAGGCGGCCATCGCCGAGGGCAATGTGGCGCTGGAGAACCTTGAGAAGGAAATGAGAGATCTGAAGGTGGCCATCAGCGAGGAGAAGAGGCAGATCGGCTTCAAGAAGAAGGAAGTGCTGGTCCAGAAGAAGATGGAGGAGGAGCTCATCATGCTGCAGCTGGAA ATGTTGGAGGTCAGAGACCAGACGCTAGATAatctaacaaaaacagcagATTACAAAGAGCTAAAAGGCTCCGATCCGTCCTCCTCTGAACTGTTCAAGAAGATAGAGAAG CTGGAGGCCAGCCTTGCTGAGAGGGAGAGGCAGCTTTTGGAGAGAGGGCTCCTCGTGGACCAGGTGACACGTCTCTCCAAGGATCTCCAAGAACAGAAAGACAACTGCCAACAAGACAAACTGTCGCTGGCCAAGAAG TTGAATGAGCTGCGAACCCACATCATTGACATCAGCCGCCGCTTGATGGCCACGTCTGCAGAACTGTCGATGAAGCAAGCGGCTGTCTTGTGCCTCCAGCAGGAGGTCAAAGAGAAAGAGCTTCAG ATGGAAAGGTGTCAGAGGCGGTTGGAGCAAGGCCTGCCACCCTGCCCTGAGATGGAGGAAGAATGGAGGAGGATGCTCCGGGACAAAAAGAGGAGACAGAGAGACAAAGATGAGCGAGAGAGG CTGGCAGACGAGGACGAGTGGAAGCAGTTGGCGAACGGACAGTACACCACGGCGGAGAGTCGACCCGATGCCTACATCCCCCACACAGACGCGCTCCCTCTGCCCAAACCCTATGGAGCGCAGGCCCCTTTCAAGCCATCGCAACCAG GAGTAATGGTGTGTGTGATCATCCATTGCTGGCAGCTGCTGAGAGCTGTCGGATCTATTTAG
- the ccdc146 gene encoding coiled-coil domain-containing protein 146 isoform X9 — METEIEKEKDAPLVAIRPDASFSEMLSLGKISKTKVDKLKAIYIQLSDEVKSAQDSEDQLLEEAKRLRAELRRLQADLEKSGELSFSEEPTSEAGKLRQQLLRAFNELRAAEDRDYMTQHQLKWLQEEKRCLLKENNMPPKLDIPQELESTTVTLQDKCEKLKKEVGQRQMEVRGLKEDMETYQMQTLKGEKELEDAEKILQLKEAEKAQLLAAPEQILKEIGEKRSKREAAVKTLGAMDAQFSEMTQKAKEVDEHNDLLRAQKEELAKELEGLQAQVEASQRRCSQLQKEHEVLREEEAELMGHRGILEMKLQNIMCERKLLCESRSVQLKEKKRQMQVFKRMERALTIATEQLKHTQSTCTDLQAQLDALPKRGAGIAQRMALQKEVDALKVSIEKQLSRAEKASQKQQQSGIIQELLRESDGLREELHHLRCLTYIKAEERGQKHREMLRAEQMNQHIQQELREKELIKMHHSKLSAMLQRRVLQYGELCNVITEEKNKYVKLKQIASQTITELMEQAKVLENELEIQKSIVTKKDRLLAKVHKKLSNSCKIRDKLRNNINKVAWQSRLVRQEREDNEVELQTLRQMISLQEQALSDMIKNQEGAVQRRNFLGIQLLEHEEVLFDYQEKVNTQEAAIAEGNVALENLEKEMRDLKVAISEEKRQIGFKKKEVLVQKKMEEELIMLQLEMLEVRDQTLDNLTKTADYKELKGSDPSSSELFKKIEKLEASLAERERQLLERGLLVDQVTRLSKDLQEQKDNCQQDKLSLAKKLNELRTHIIDISRRLMATSAELSMKQAAVLCLQQEVKEKELQMERCQRRLEQGLPPCPEMEEEWRRMLRDKKRRQRDKDERERLADEDEWKQLANGQYTTAESRPDAYIPHTDALPLPKPYGAQAPFKPSQPGVMVCVIIHCWQLLRAVGSI; from the exons ATGCTGTCACTGGGAAAAATCAGTAAAACCAAAGTGGACAAGTTGAAAGCAATCTATATTCAACTCAGTGATGAAGTGAAGAG TGCCCAGGATTCGGAGGACCAGCTTTTGGAAGAGGCCAAGAGGCTCCGTGCTGAGCTGAGGAGGCTGCAAGCCGACTTGGAGAAAAGCGGAGAGCTGAGCTTCTCCGAGGAGCCCACGAGTGAGGCGGGCAAGCTAAGGCAGCAGCTCCTGCGGGCGTTCAACGAACTGAGAGCAGCCGAGGATAGAGACTACATGACACAGCACCAGCTCAAGTG GCTCCAGGAAGAGAAGCGGTGTCTGCTGAAGGAGAACAACATGCCGCCAAAACTTGAT ATCCCACAGGAACTGGAGAGCACCACAGTGACCCTTCAGGACAAATGTGAGAAACTGAAAAAAGAAGTGGGCCAGAGACAGATGGAAGTCAG AGGTCTGAAGGAAGACATGGAAACATATCAAATGCAAACACTCAAGGGGGAGAAAGAGCTGGAAGACGCAGAGAAAATTCTACAACTCAAGGAG GCCGAGAAAGCTCAGCTCCTCGCCGCACCTGAGCAGATTTTAAAGGAGATTGGAGAGAAACGCTCCAAGAGGGA AGCCGCGGTAAAGACATTGGGAGCGATGGACGCCCAGTTTTCGGAGATGACGCAGAAAGCGAAGGAGGTGGATGAACACAATGACCTCCTCAGGGCACAAAAGGAGGAGCTGGCCAAGGAGCTGGAGGGTCTTCAGGCCCAAGTGGAGGCCAGCCAAAGGAGGTGCAGTCAGCTCCAGAAAGAGCACGAGGTCCTCAGGGAAGAAGAAGCTGAGCTTATGGGGCACAG AGGGATCCTGGAAATGAAGTTGCAGAATATCATGTGTGAGCGAAAGCTGCTTTGCGAGAGCCGGTCTGTGCAgctcaaagagaaaaaaag GCAAATGCAGGTCTTCAAGAGGATGGAGCGTGCCCTGACCATAGCCACTGAGCAGCTCAAACACACTCAATCTACCTGCACTGATTTGCAAGCACAG TTGGATGCGCTTCCGAAAAGAGGTGCCGGTATCGCGCAGAGGATGGCGCTTCAGAAGGAAGTGGATGCACTCAAAGTGAGCATTGAAAAACAG TTATCAAGAGCTGAAAAGGCGAGTcagaagcagcagcagtctGGGATCATTCAGGAGCTGCTAAGGGAATCGGACGGCCTGAGAGAAGAACTGCATCACCTCAGATGTCTGACATACATCAAAGCAGAGGAGAGGGGCCAGAAGCACCGCGAGATGCTCAGAGCCGag CAAATGAACCAGCACATCCAACAGGAACTTCGAGAGAAAGAGCTCATCAAGATGCACCACAGCAAGCTGAGTGCCATGCTGCAGCGCAG AGTGCTACAGTATGGCGAACTTTGCAACGTTATCACAGAGGAGAAAAATAAGTATGTCAAGCTGAAGCAGATCGCCTCACAGACCATCACGGAGTTGATGGAACAGGCGAAGGTGCTGGAAAATGAGCTGGAGATCCAAAAGAGCATTGTCACCAAGAAGGACAG ATTGCTGGCCAAAGTTCACAAGAAGCTCTCTAATAGCTGCAAAATAAGGGATAAACTACGCAACAACATCAACAAG GTTGCTTGGCAAAGCCGTCTGGTCCGCCAGGAGCGCGAGGATAATGAAGTGGAGTTACAGACGCTGAGGCAAATGATCAGCCTCCAGGAGCAAGCGCTTAGCGACATGATCAAGAACCAGGAAGGGGCCGTACAGCGGCGCAATTTTCT CGGCATTCAGCTGCTGGAGCACGAGGAGGTGTTGTTCGACTACCAGGAGAAGGTCAACACACAGGAGGCGGCCATCGCCGAGGGCAATGTGGCGCTGGAGAACCTTGAGAAGGAAATGAGAGATCTGAAGGTGGCCATCAGCGAGGAGAAGAGGCAGATCGGCTTCAAGAAGAAGGAAGTGCTGGTCCAGAAGAAGATGGAGGAGGAGCTCATCATGCTGCAGCTGGAA ATGTTGGAGGTCAGAGACCAGACGCTAGATAatctaacaaaaacagcagATTACAAAGAGCTAAAAGGCTCCGATCCGTCCTCCTCTGAACTGTTCAAGAAGATAGAGAAG CTGGAGGCCAGCCTTGCTGAGAGGGAGAGGCAGCTTTTGGAGAGAGGGCTCCTCGTGGACCAGGTGACACGTCTCTCCAAGGATCTCCAAGAACAGAAAGACAACTGCCAACAAGACAAACTGTCGCTGGCCAAGAAG TTGAATGAGCTGCGAACCCACATCATTGACATCAGCCGCCGCTTGATGGCCACGTCTGCAGAACTGTCGATGAAGCAAGCGGCTGTCTTGTGCCTCCAGCAGGAGGTCAAAGAGAAAGAGCTTCAG ATGGAAAGGTGTCAGAGGCGGTTGGAGCAAGGCCTGCCACCCTGCCCTGAGATGGAGGAAGAATGGAGGAGGATGCTCCGGGACAAAAAGAGGAGACAGAGAGACAAAGATGAGCGAGAGAGG CTGGCAGACGAGGACGAGTGGAAGCAGTTGGCGAACGGACAGTACACCACGGCGGAGAGTCGACCCGATGCCTACATCCCCCACACAGACGCGCTCCCTCTGCCCAAACCCTATGGAGCGCAGGCCCCTTTCAAGCCATCGCAACCAG GAGTAATGGTGTGTGTGATCATCCATTGCTGGCAGCTGCTGAGAGCTGTCGGATCTATTTAG
- the ccdc146 gene encoding coiled-coil domain-containing protein 146 isoform X6, translating to MLLPDRSIFTMSEGRLDGTLLKPARKKRRHHSTCRKMETEIEKEKDAPLVAIRPDASFSEVTAWSTFQRLDEMLSLGKISKTKVDKLKAIYIQLSDEVKSAQDSEDQLLEEAKRLRAELRRLQADLEKSGELSFSEEPTSEAGKLRQQLLRAFNELRAAEDRDYMTQHQLKWLQEEKRCLLKENNMPPKLDIPQELESTTVTLQDKCEKLKKEVGQRQMEVRGLKEDMETYQMQTLKGEKELEDAEKILQLKEAEKAQLLAAPEQILKEIGEKRSKREAAVKTLGAMDAQFSEMTQKAKEVDEHNDLLRAQKEELAKELEGLQAQVEASQRRCSQLQKEHEVLREEEAELMGHRGILEMKLQNIMCERKLLCESRSVQLKEKKRQMQVFKRMERALTIATEQLKHTQSTCTDLQAQLDALPKRGAGIAQRMALQKEVDALKVSIEKQLSRAEKASQKQQQSGIIQELLRESDGLREELHHLRCLTYIKAEERGQKHREMLRAEQMNQHIQQELREKELIKMHHSKLSAMLQRRVLQYGELCNVITEEKNKYVKLKQIASQTITELMEQAKVLENELEIQKSIVTKKDRLLAKVHKKLSNSCKIRDKLRNNINKVAWQSRLVRQEREDNEVELQTLRQMISLQEQALSDMIKNQEGAVQRRNFLGIQLLEHEEVLFDYQEKVNTQEAAIAEGNVALENLEKEMRDLKVAISEEKRQIGFKKKEVLVQKKMEEELIMLQLEMLEVRDQTLDNLTKTADYKELKGSDPSSSELFKKIEKLEASLAERERQLLERGLLVDQVTRLSKDLQEQKDNCQQDKLSLAKKLNELRTHIIDISRRLMATSAELSMKQAAVLCLQQEVKEKELQMERCQRRLEQGLPPCPEMEEEWRRMLRDKKRRQRDKDERERLADEDEWKQLANGQYTTAESRPDAYIPHTDALPLPKPYGAQAPFKPSQPGVMVCVIIHCWQLLRAVGSI from the exons ATGCTGTCACTGGGAAAAATCAGTAAAACCAAAGTGGACAAGTTGAAAGCAATCTATATTCAACTCAGTGATGAAGTGAAGAG TGCCCAGGATTCGGAGGACCAGCTTTTGGAAGAGGCCAAGAGGCTCCGTGCTGAGCTGAGGAGGCTGCAAGCCGACTTGGAGAAAAGCGGAGAGCTGAGCTTCTCCGAGGAGCCCACGAGTGAGGCGGGCAAGCTAAGGCAGCAGCTCCTGCGGGCGTTCAACGAACTGAGAGCAGCCGAGGATAGAGACTACATGACACAGCACCAGCTCAAGTG GCTCCAGGAAGAGAAGCGGTGTCTGCTGAAGGAGAACAACATGCCGCCAAAACTTGAT ATCCCACAGGAACTGGAGAGCACCACAGTGACCCTTCAGGACAAATGTGAGAAACTGAAAAAAGAAGTGGGCCAGAGACAGATGGAAGTCAG AGGTCTGAAGGAAGACATGGAAACATATCAAATGCAAACACTCAAGGGGGAGAAAGAGCTGGAAGACGCAGAGAAAATTCTACAACTCAAGGAG GCCGAGAAAGCTCAGCTCCTCGCCGCACCTGAGCAGATTTTAAAGGAGATTGGAGAGAAACGCTCCAAGAGGGA AGCCGCGGTAAAGACATTGGGAGCGATGGACGCCCAGTTTTCGGAGATGACGCAGAAAGCGAAGGAGGTGGATGAACACAATGACCTCCTCAGGGCACAAAAGGAGGAGCTGGCCAAGGAGCTGGAGGGTCTTCAGGCCCAAGTGGAGGCCAGCCAAAGGAGGTGCAGTCAGCTCCAGAAAGAGCACGAGGTCCTCAGGGAAGAAGAAGCTGAGCTTATGGGGCACAG AGGGATCCTGGAAATGAAGTTGCAGAATATCATGTGTGAGCGAAAGCTGCTTTGCGAGAGCCGGTCTGTGCAgctcaaagagaaaaaaag GCAAATGCAGGTCTTCAAGAGGATGGAGCGTGCCCTGACCATAGCCACTGAGCAGCTCAAACACACTCAATCTACCTGCACTGATTTGCAAGCACAG TTGGATGCGCTTCCGAAAAGAGGTGCCGGTATCGCGCAGAGGATGGCGCTTCAGAAGGAAGTGGATGCACTCAAAGTGAGCATTGAAAAACAG TTATCAAGAGCTGAAAAGGCGAGTcagaagcagcagcagtctGGGATCATTCAGGAGCTGCTAAGGGAATCGGACGGCCTGAGAGAAGAACTGCATCACCTCAGATGTCTGACATACATCAAAGCAGAGGAGAGGGGCCAGAAGCACCGCGAGATGCTCAGAGCCGag CAAATGAACCAGCACATCCAACAGGAACTTCGAGAGAAAGAGCTCATCAAGATGCACCACAGCAAGCTGAGTGCCATGCTGCAGCGCAG AGTGCTACAGTATGGCGAACTTTGCAACGTTATCACAGAGGAGAAAAATAAGTATGTCAAGCTGAAGCAGATCGCCTCACAGACCATCACGGAGTTGATGGAACAGGCGAAGGTGCTGGAAAATGAGCTGGAGATCCAAAAGAGCATTGTCACCAAGAAGGACAG ATTGCTGGCCAAAGTTCACAAGAAGCTCTCTAATAGCTGCAAAATAAGGGATAAACTACGCAACAACATCAACAAG GTTGCTTGGCAAAGCCGTCTGGTCCGCCAGGAGCGCGAGGATAATGAAGTGGAGTTACAGACGCTGAGGCAAATGATCAGCCTCCAGGAGCAAGCGCTTAGCGACATGATCAAGAACCAGGAAGGGGCCGTACAGCGGCGCAATTTTCT CGGCATTCAGCTGCTGGAGCACGAGGAGGTGTTGTTCGACTACCAGGAGAAGGTCAACACACAGGAGGCGGCCATCGCCGAGGGCAATGTGGCGCTGGAGAACCTTGAGAAGGAAATGAGAGATCTGAAGGTGGCCATCAGCGAGGAGAAGAGGCAGATCGGCTTCAAGAAGAAGGAAGTGCTGGTCCAGAAGAAGATGGAGGAGGAGCTCATCATGCTGCAGCTGGAA ATGTTGGAGGTCAGAGACCAGACGCTAGATAatctaacaaaaacagcagATTACAAAGAGCTAAAAGGCTCCGATCCGTCCTCCTCTGAACTGTTCAAGAAGATAGAGAAG CTGGAGGCCAGCCTTGCTGAGAGGGAGAGGCAGCTTTTGGAGAGAGGGCTCCTCGTGGACCAGGTGACACGTCTCTCCAAGGATCTCCAAGAACAGAAAGACAACTGCCAACAAGACAAACTGTCGCTGGCCAAGAAG TTGAATGAGCTGCGAACCCACATCATTGACATCAGCCGCCGCTTGATGGCCACGTCTGCAGAACTGTCGATGAAGCAAGCGGCTGTCTTGTGCCTCCAGCAGGAGGTCAAAGAGAAAGAGCTTCAG ATGGAAAGGTGTCAGAGGCGGTTGGAGCAAGGCCTGCCACCCTGCCCTGAGATGGAGGAAGAATGGAGGAGGATGCTCCGGGACAAAAAGAGGAGACAGAGAGACAAAGATGAGCGAGAGAGG CTGGCAGACGAGGACGAGTGGAAGCAGTTGGCGAACGGACAGTACACCACGGCGGAGAGTCGACCCGATGCCTACATCCCCCACACAGACGCGCTCCCTCTGCCCAAACCCTATGGAGCGCAGGCCCCTTTCAAGCCATCGCAACCAG GAGTAATGGTGTGTGTGATCATCCATTGCTGGCAGCTGCTGAGAGCTGTCGGATCTATTTAG
- the ccdc146 gene encoding coiled-coil domain-containing protein 146 isoform X5, whose protein sequence is MLLPDRSIFTMSEGRLDGTLLKPARKKRRHHSTCRRSLDVRRPKNRRHRIPPTGGKLCGKDTLRIKETQMEEMETEIEKEKDAPLVAIRPDASFSEMLSLGKISKTKVDKLKAIYIQLSDEVKSAQDSEDQLLEEAKRLRAELRRLQADLEKSGELSFSEEPTSEAGKLRQQLLRAFNELRAAEDRDYMTQHQLKWLQEEKRCLLKENNMPPKLDIPQELESTTVTLQDKCEKLKKEVGQRQMEVRGLKEDMETYQMQTLKGEKELEDAEKILQLKEAEKAQLLAAPEQILKEIGEKRSKREAAVKTLGAMDAQFSEMTQKAKEVDEHNDLLRAQKEELAKELEGLQAQVEASQRRCSQLQKEHEVLREEEAELMGHRGILEMKLQNIMCERKLLCESRSVQLKEKKRQMQVFKRMERALTIATEQLKHTQSTCTDLQAQLDALPKRGAGIAQRMALQKEVDALKVSIEKQLSRAEKASQKQQQSGIIQELLRESDGLREELHHLRCLTYIKAEERGQKHREMLRAEQMNQHIQQELREKELIKMHHSKLSAMLQRRVLQYGELCNVITEEKNKYVKLKQIASQTITELMEQAKVLENELEIQKSIVTKKDRLLAKVHKKLSNSCKIRDKLRNNINKVAWQSRLVRQEREDNEVELQTLRQMISLQEQALSDMIKNQEGAVQRRNFLGIQLLEHEEVLFDYQEKVNTQEAAIAEGNVALENLEKEMRDLKVAISEEKRQIGFKKKEVLVQKKMEEELIMLQLEMLEVRDQTLDNLTKTADYKELKGSDPSSSELFKKIEKLEASLAERERQLLERGLLVDQVTRLSKDLQEQKDNCQQDKLSLAKKLNELRTHIIDISRRLMATSAELSMKQAAVLCLQQEVKEKELQMERCQRRLEQGLPPCPEMEEEWRRMLRDKKRRQRDKDERERLADEDEWKQLANGQYTTAESRPDAYIPHTDALPLPKPYGAQAPFKPSQPGVMVCVIIHCWQLLRAVGSI, encoded by the exons ATGCTGTCACTGGGAAAAATCAGTAAAACCAAAGTGGACAAGTTGAAAGCAATCTATATTCAACTCAGTGATGAAGTGAAGAG TGCCCAGGATTCGGAGGACCAGCTTTTGGAAGAGGCCAAGAGGCTCCGTGCTGAGCTGAGGAGGCTGCAAGCCGACTTGGAGAAAAGCGGAGAGCTGAGCTTCTCCGAGGAGCCCACGAGTGAGGCGGGCAAGCTAAGGCAGCAGCTCCTGCGGGCGTTCAACGAACTGAGAGCAGCCGAGGATAGAGACTACATGACACAGCACCAGCTCAAGTG GCTCCAGGAAGAGAAGCGGTGTCTGCTGAAGGAGAACAACATGCCGCCAAAACTTGAT ATCCCACAGGAACTGGAGAGCACCACAGTGACCCTTCAGGACAAATGTGAGAAACTGAAAAAAGAAGTGGGCCAGAGACAGATGGAAGTCAG AGGTCTGAAGGAAGACATGGAAACATATCAAATGCAAACACTCAAGGGGGAGAAAGAGCTGGAAGACGCAGAGAAAATTCTACAACTCAAGGAG GCCGAGAAAGCTCAGCTCCTCGCCGCACCTGAGCAGATTTTAAAGGAGATTGGAGAGAAACGCTCCAAGAGGGA AGCCGCGGTAAAGACATTGGGAGCGATGGACGCCCAGTTTTCGGAGATGACGCAGAAAGCGAAGGAGGTGGATGAACACAATGACCTCCTCAGGGCACAAAAGGAGGAGCTGGCCAAGGAGCTGGAGGGTCTTCAGGCCCAAGTGGAGGCCAGCCAAAGGAGGTGCAGTCAGCTCCAGAAAGAGCACGAGGTCCTCAGGGAAGAAGAAGCTGAGCTTATGGGGCACAG AGGGATCCTGGAAATGAAGTTGCAGAATATCATGTGTGAGCGAAAGCTGCTTTGCGAGAGCCGGTCTGTGCAgctcaaagagaaaaaaag GCAAATGCAGGTCTTCAAGAGGATGGAGCGTGCCCTGACCATAGCCACTGAGCAGCTCAAACACACTCAATCTACCTGCACTGATTTGCAAGCACAG TTGGATGCGCTTCCGAAAAGAGGTGCCGGTATCGCGCAGAGGATGGCGCTTCAGAAGGAAGTGGATGCACTCAAAGTGAGCATTGAAAAACAG TTATCAAGAGCTGAAAAGGCGAGTcagaagcagcagcagtctGGGATCATTCAGGAGCTGCTAAGGGAATCGGACGGCCTGAGAGAAGAACTGCATCACCTCAGATGTCTGACATACATCAAAGCAGAGGAGAGGGGCCAGAAGCACCGCGAGATGCTCAGAGCCGag CAAATGAACCAGCACATCCAACAGGAACTTCGAGAGAAAGAGCTCATCAAGATGCACCACAGCAAGCTGAGTGCCATGCTGCAGCGCAG AGTGCTACAGTATGGCGAACTTTGCAACGTTATCACAGAGGAGAAAAATAAGTATGTCAAGCTGAAGCAGATCGCCTCACAGACCATCACGGAGTTGATGGAACAGGCGAAGGTGCTGGAAAATGAGCTGGAGATCCAAAAGAGCATTGTCACCAAGAAGGACAG ATTGCTGGCCAAAGTTCACAAGAAGCTCTCTAATAGCTGCAAAATAAGGGATAAACTACGCAACAACATCAACAAG GTTGCTTGGCAAAGCCGTCTGGTCCGCCAGGAGCGCGAGGATAATGAAGTGGAGTTACAGACGCTGAGGCAAATGATCAGCCTCCAGGAGCAAGCGCTTAGCGACATGATCAAGAACCAGGAAGGGGCCGTACAGCGGCGCAATTTTCT CGGCATTCAGCTGCTGGAGCACGAGGAGGTGTTGTTCGACTACCAGGAGAAGGTCAACACACAGGAGGCGGCCATCGCCGAGGGCAATGTGGCGCTGGAGAACCTTGAGAAGGAAATGAGAGATCTGAAGGTGGCCATCAGCGAGGAGAAGAGGCAGATCGGCTTCAAGAAGAAGGAAGTGCTGGTCCAGAAGAAGATGGAGGAGGAGCTCATCATGCTGCAGCTGGAA ATGTTGGAGGTCAGAGACCAGACGCTAGATAatctaacaaaaacagcagATTACAAAGAGCTAAAAGGCTCCGATCCGTCCTCCTCTGAACTGTTCAAGAAGATAGAGAAG CTGGAGGCCAGCCTTGCTGAGAGGGAGAGGCAGCTTTTGGAGAGAGGGCTCCTCGTGGACCAGGTGACACGTCTCTCCAAGGATCTCCAAGAACAGAAAGACAACTGCCAACAAGACAAACTGTCGCTGGCCAAGAAG TTGAATGAGCTGCGAACCCACATCATTGACATCAGCCGCCGCTTGATGGCCACGTCTGCAGAACTGTCGATGAAGCAAGCGGCTGTCTTGTGCCTCCAGCAGGAGGTCAAAGAGAAAGAGCTTCAG ATGGAAAGGTGTCAGAGGCGGTTGGAGCAAGGCCTGCCACCCTGCCCTGAGATGGAGGAAGAATGGAGGAGGATGCTCCGGGACAAAAAGAGGAGACAGAGAGACAAAGATGAGCGAGAGAGG CTGGCAGACGAGGACGAGTGGAAGCAGTTGGCGAACGGACAGTACACCACGGCGGAGAGTCGACCCGATGCCTACATCCCCCACACAGACGCGCTCCCTCTGCCCAAACCCTATGGAGCGCAGGCCCCTTTCAAGCCATCGCAACCAG GAGTAATGGTGTGTGTGATCATCCATTGCTGGCAGCTGCTGAGAGCTGTCGGATCTATTTAG